The sequence GGTTGCTTAGATAGAAAGACAAAGAGAGAAAGCAAGACCATCAAACACTCATCGATTACAATCCTGACCTTTAAGATCCTATTGTACCTTAAAAGTTGGCACCGGAGATGGCGTCTCGATCCGAGGCTTTTTGAAGGTTGCTGGCTGATCACTGTTGCTTTTCTTCATTCCAGAGCTCGAATCTCTAACCATAGCTTCTGAATTTGTCTGCAAGAATTAATATTGAAACCAAACTAAGTTCCATTaatatttagtttaattatcatccaaaaaaaaaaaacccctaagaCCATCACACAAAGAATCAATTCAAGGAAGCCATGCAAACCTTGATAGTGAGGCTATTGCTAATTGGTTTTTGCTCCAACGACTGTGGTATGAACTGCTGGGAAGACAGTGAAGAGTAGAAGGGTGGCCTCACATCAGTAGCAACTCCTGTGGAGGGATTCCAGAAGGGAGTGCTGTTAGAGAAGTTAAGCTGATTACAAGGAGGCTGTTTCACAGGAGATGACTTGAGGAACTGAGGGAACTTAGTCCATGAAGGTTGGAGTAACTCGTTAGAACGATAACCCATGGAACTTGACTCATAATCCAAAGGTTGCTGAGGCAGTGcttgagaagaagaacaagaagaagaagaagaagagtatcCATAGGAGGATGGAACTAGAGTATATTGATGCTGGTCAAGGATATATCCATGGTTCATATCTTTAAACAAGTTCACTGATGAACCCTCATGGTCAGTGTTTCTCTGTTCTTGATTACCATCCATGGGCATCCCTTCTTGAAGCATGGCATGGAAACTAGTCTCTCCTCTTCCACTACTTCTCCCTCTTCAAAATGTAAACATGGTTTTactaatgaaaataaacttacaCATAAagcatatacacacacacacacacacatatatatatatactcacaaTAGGGCTTGGTTCCAATCCGTCATGGGAGAAGAGAGGCCAAAGGTGGGGACTTGCAAGGAGGCATCCATCATGACGGAGGCCGAGGCAGCTCGGGCGGCGTCGATCTTATGTGTTTCTTGGTAGGTGACTGAGCTGCCTGAGCAGGAGGGAACTGGCTCCTCACCGGACATTTGTTTGACTTGATCCATGAGCTCAACTGTCTCAGAGCTGGCCCAACTGAAACCGGTGCCGGTGCCAGCTCCGGCACCGGTGTCAGTGATGGCAGTGGAGCAAGATATTGGAGGAGCAACAAAATTCCTGGGAGTGTTCCACCACCTCCCATTGCAAGTCTGAAACTCATCTGACATGCTGTTCTCTTatgaaaagaatgaaatgaATGGATGGAAAGGATTGGAGCTATGGAAGCTTGTCAttccctcatatatatatatatatataatacacgcaataaataaataattaaaaaattaaaaaggaggAAATAAGAGGGTTGAGGTATAGAGTACGGTTTGGGTCTGAGAAAACCGGTAATCCGGTTTGACATTTGACATTTCTGGGTGGGGGAATCAGGTCTATGATTAGACTCATTTATTcctttttattctatttttaattctttcGCTTTAATTATTCTTTCACCCTTCTGTGAAATTTCTTGTCCTCGCTGACTGACTCttgacatgatatatatatatattgtgtgccTAACCAAAGTATAATTGTACATACTTAAAgggatattatttatttcaaaaataaataaaccataaatataattatattaatcagagattatttatatgtatataaatttttCCTGTGGCCAAAAACTTTAAACCAACAGTATGGTTCCACTgtgaaaattataatataaaaatttaagcaaCTCAAGttaaaatcatgttaaataaAATAGTGATAATCGATTTTAGATTGCGATTTTTAAACTGCGCttcctttagtttttttttttttatcttctagttgttgtttttgttggttCCCTTACCACCCCTGGTAGTACTCTTTTGTAGGAGTCCCCTCTTTTTTGTACTGTTTCTCCATTTTAATgatcgtggtttatccactttttttttaaaaaaaaaaaattcatatgtaTACAACACTTGACTAATATGCTCTTATcgcattaaaaaataaaaaaaaatcttctatgATGAGATGACAACCAGGAAGGGCTACCTTAGTGGTTGCTTTTGATGTATTATTATCATTTCTAGTATGCATGTGTTAACataaatcatttgttttttataagaaaaataaactaatttgaTTTCTTAAAAATGAAGTGGATAGGGTAAGAATCATTGATTAATTAGtacaaaaaaagcaaataaactaTGGAAGAGAATCTAGATTTTCAGTAGCACCAcaaaaattataacttaaaaaatgaCTAGcaaaaaataactttaaaaaagCCATCGATAAAGCAATTATTCattcccatttttttaaaataaattcaatgtttttaaaaattatttcagtaGTTTATAGGTAAAACTGTATTgctattaacaaaaattttgagaaaattataGTTTATCTATTGTGTACAAAAAATTAATGTGTATTTGACAACAAGAGTcaactcttaattttttttttcttttttctgcaTCGAATTTATCGAGATACTTATACTTAACAAAAATAGCAATCAATATAGTTTCAgtaacttatttaaaaaaaaccatttattatattctaagaaaaatcttttttttttaaagaaccaATTATATCCACCATGTTTGAACCCATTCAGGGTGTCAAAGCGCAAAAAATCCATGCATCAATAATGGAGACTTGGACTacctctaaaaaaaaaaataataataataataatggagaTTTGGACAACCAAAcatgaaaaagatgagaaataaaCAATATCAAGTGTGAATGCAATAAACGTGAGAGGATTCACAAAAAAGATGAGCAACATTTTTTCCCTGTTGAAATAAAAAGAGTGTGAAAAACatgcatttaaatttaaaactaatagTCAGCAGAAACTACCTCTACACAATCAAGGTGacaatcttttttaaaaaaaaataaataatacaaatgatGATAAGTTCTGTAAcagagaacaaaaaaagaagaagataaatttaattaaaaataataaaagggaAAAGATTTGAAGctagaatatatataaagagagaatatatatatatgtataaagtgAGAGAATGAACAAAGATGaacaactttattttttttcatagagATATAAAGAGCACTGTGGGAAACATGCATAGTGTCGGTAGTGAAGAAAGTTTATATGATGAAGTGACTTGTCTTGCTCGTCTAATCAGTTTCTAAACCCACGAATTCAAACAGGGACACAGACTAAGAACCAACCCACTACTCTTAACTCTTTTGATCCACATTTCAGGAAAACTACTATGTTTCCATATAactacataaatacatatatatataatattcccCTATAGACATAGATCATCTGATAGATGTGATCTTGGTCAATCAAGAGCCCCACTGTGCCCAGACTTCAATTTCAGAAATGAGGTCCACATCAAATGGGTGCTTATGTAGTGGTCCTTGCTTTGCAAATTGCAATCAAATCATCTACTTCTTTAGTTCTATTTGTATATATCTACATGACTTTTAACTTGTAAACCATTAAGgttacaatatatttatatatataaaggaagaGAGATGTACTTGATGGAGTTGGCTTCAATGATAGCATATTAGTTAGGTTCACTAACCTCCAAAGCAACTCGGCTTGCTTTACATAGAATACATATGGGTTTCTAACCATAAGTTTAATAActctataagacttttcttttcttttagagCATCTATCatacaaaaatgaaatgaatccTTAAGCTTTTACATGCTTTCCGGATTCTCTAACCACTTTAGATTTCTATTGCAGAGTAGAGATGCCATTATCTCTGGACCCAACCTTGAGTCATGCATCTTTTTTCTAAACTAATAGtctaattaagaaaattaatagctaattaattGGGGTGACACTATGATTATGATTGtgtgtataaattttaaaataaccaCTGTTGAGTCAACAGGGACCAACACTTCATATAAGGGACCGGTTGTACCTCACAAGGACTGAATGGTATGGTGTAACCACCGTTTGGATTAGGACCACACCACCTTTGCTATAGGGCTCTTTAGTTTGTGGCTTTGTGGCTTTCTCTCATCAAATCTCAACCAAGATCACTATCCAATTATTTGGCATTAATATCCCAAATTTTGGGGCGATTGACAGTGAATTACTTAACTAGTTTTGGTTCCTACTACCACATGGTTCCCATGTATTAGAGATTTTTAATTGTCCATCACTAACATCGCAATCATTTTTTCCTAGTAAAATATATCCTCCAATGAATGTGATGTAATAAATTAATGTGAATGTCATGTGCTTGCACTGTGccaaataatgataaaaatgataaaatctatACTTAATCTCGCTTCAGGTGTTGTACTATCATCACCCACAAcattctccctttttttttcccccttttcttattattttttatttttttttggcaattggTGATAACCATCTCCACGTAAAAGTTTATAGTTTGTTAAAGGACAAATAAGTGTGGAAGTACAATAGTTTTAGTGACTTATTGATTTCTTAGGAACTTATTAACTTAGTTATATACCACATGAGTAATGAAAGCCTATCACATGCACGTTAAGAAGATCTGCAAGAATCATACAAAAACAATAAGTTCCCTTACTATACAATTATAAAGAGAAATGATACGTTTTTTTTCCACATGGGATCCACCCAAGACCTATTTGaacaatacaataaataatatctAGACCAAAAACATTGGGTAAACAGTACTACTATAGTATCTTATGCGTCAACTACATCTGCCTATCCACTATCATGTGACAATCTACTGCACTATGCAATAGTTATTTTCTCCTTATATCCTTTAttatttaatcttatgtttcaaaaataattcTATGTAGCAAAACTTGAAAAGCCAATATTTTCTATGACATAGTTTTAGTGAGGAGTCACTTGCATCTTATCCGTGTCACCTTGAGTTCTCCTCTCAAGGTAGTTGTTCTATGTGTTTGttaattactaattattatttgaaaatctttggatttgaaatttttttatttatttcaaataatttagatttttttttatatttttaaatccaaaagtCGTGGAATTATAGAATTCGGTTAAAATAACCGAATTCTAAAATCTCATCTAGTGAATCCCTCACATTAACTTGCACGTGAGGGATTCACGtgtaagtatatattaattatattaactactcataatattaattacactgtaattatatttttataaaatattatatataatataattatagtgtaattaatattaataatataatatataattgatatattatattatattaattattttaataaataattaacatgttatatattattataatgaattaagtatatattaattatattaattactcataatatttgaaatttgaattcatacttacataaaataaaatgtatattttataatatttattaattatttataatatttgggtAGAGGTAACCTCATTATGGGTGACCATAACATATGTAATCAAGgcaaaaatacatcaaaccaaatgcatgtttttaaaatccaaatttacaaatccctccatccaaacataaaattctGTTATCTACCATTACAaatacattcaaccaaacactggatttgactctcctgaattttcaaatataaggatttataaatacaaatccactgcattCTCAACTATATCCAACCAAACGCCATGCAGATTATCTAGTGCCTGATTGTTAATTGTCCATGTCTAGTAGAGTGTATCTCTCGTTTGTAATTTTTGCTTGTTCTTCTATCTGTATTCATGTTTATATACtctctctttattattatttattttaaatcaactTTTTCATTAGAGaagttttgttctttttttttatatgtaatttcTTATGATGTAACGGTCTCTATCTTAATTTAAgtggttttattattattattattattattattattattattattataaaaaagcaTGGTCTCTATTTTAATTGGATGAACACtctttattgtctttcattaaaaaaatatttatagttaGATAACTCATAATTATGAGTTATAAGTTAAGACCGATATAAcattttggaagaaagaaaaatagtattaaacaaaataattcaacCAGGTCCACGTAAAAGATCAATCTAACAATCTTGTACTCTGAGCgaagaaatttaattatttttatagggtaaatttttttattgggtaAACTATGgtcttttttgttttagatctaaacttcaatttgaatcaaaatagttattcaactttaattttatttcacttgGTGGTCACATAAGGGAATCCggtctatttttgatgatcttatATTGAAAATTCTCTGTCAAAAAATAAGATGGAATTACCAACTAATCGAACAGTGTATCATGTATGTTCTGGCATAGAATTCCGGCATCTATAtcataaaaaaaggacaaataaCTAcctagtaaaataaaattaaagtcgagtaattattttaatttaaattggaGTTTGAActctaaaataagaaaatgccATAATTTGatactctgccaaaaaatttaccctaacTTTATAATGTTAACCAAttactcaaaaacaaaaacaaacaaacagacacttatttgttgttttgacTTTTGTTTGTTATTCCTTTCCttctcaatttattttaaagaactcatgctttatctatttttttcaaaactttcaCGTCCATATCTGATTTTACAAAGAGTCAAAGATAACAAAGCACAAGCCTTTAACCACtgtttgaagaaaaatatataaataatagatttaTTTAGCTAGATTGATGAATGTTATTGCTAATTAGTGAGGTCTGACGTCATGCTTACGAGTGTGATGTCGTAAGTCAACAAGGGGTCCCAGGGCGCGTGCGCGCGTGCCAGACACCCGGCCCGCTCTAACCCGGGTCAAACCCCGACAATGACCCCATCCCTTGTTTTGTCGTCTTATTAATTCCTCTTTCTCACCAATATCTCCACTCTCCCTTATTACTCCCACCCAAACCCTacttaatatataaacatatttacatatatacttattagataaagattttttttttttcaataggCTACAAGCGACTTATCTAagggtttatttaaaaaataaatatgtataaaaatacaccaattataatagtttattaattttttaaagatttattattaactCGGTCATGTGTCACATTAGAAAATAAAAGTTTATCACGTGCATACTCAAAAGATTTGTAAAAACTATACCGAATGAATAAATCTCAGTACTGTCATGAAACCCTAGAAGAGAAAGATACAACTTTTCCCATAAAAGACCCACCTATCAAAAcccatttatttaaatagtattGTAAATATTATAAGGTATGAAAATAGTGCATTAACAGTATTATGAATAATACAGATACAGTTTTAAACTCGCGCCTACTCATACACTACTAATTAAGTGCTTTTACCATCCGACTAAGTACGTAGGTGTGGAGATGAAgaatctttcttattttataaagaatgaaggagatattattactattattattattattattattattattattattattataaagagTTACAATAGTTTGGAGATATTCATATACACTACAGCGTTTATACAAAGCTGACGATTTGAGAACACCTTTCCATGCTCTCCTGTCTCGTCTCATCTTCTTAAAGTTTTGTTCTCTCTGACCCATCCACTTGTTTGGGTCTTgctcttgtcttttttttaattctcaaaTTCTCTCTcgtactttttttttatggtcaTTTCTAGATGTCAACATAGATTAATAGAAGTTATTATgcaactaaataattaattattattattattattttttatttttgttagcaAGTCATGAATATGAGACACAGAGAGAAGCAAGTTGGTTGTGTGTCTTTATCACACACCTAAAAGCACACATGATTTCTCTTCCATTTACTTAAGCTAttccttcattcatgaaccatGCTATATagtcaagatatatatatatatatatatatatatattatttatggtGTTAGGTTAGAAAACATGAAATATGAAAAGAGAGAACATGCGGAAGCGTTTAAGATTCTCTGAAAGTGGTGACCACTTGGTTAAAACAGTACGTGCTAAGGTGGCATTCACGCGTGTGGAGTTgaccaccaccatcatcttcatcttcttattaatatatatatagatatatatatggagagagagaaaaaaaatcaaaggtttCCGTgctgaaaaggaaacatatatAAAGATAGATATAGTTTAATATCAAAGAGAATGATAACTTGGAGAATGAATGGCACTGAAACCCATGGTCCATATTCTTCATTGGTTTAATCAATCAGTGTGTCACTTCGAAAAGTCAAACTCGGTGTCTCACCAGTGTTCTCGCCGCCTATGACaatcctctttctctctctcactcactctGAGTCAATGGCCACTTCCATTGCATCCTTAGCTTTTTATCACAACCACACATATGTTGTTGTCTCAGTGACACAATCCTGGGCTTAATTTGGACAAAGAGATGCTTGTCATCTCAGTTATATTCACAAGCGTGTTTGGTGTTCACATCAGCATTCATTCAATTAGAAATTTAgaatcatctttttattttcatatattgacTCTTCTTCACTGTTTTTATCACCCTCAAACCGGCTCTCAAGATCATCCATgggtgtatatatacatatcgaTCTCCCAACTTATAAGCAGAGTTCTATCTAcagtatatataatttttttttaaaaataaataaatcacaattttattaataaaaaatcaaatacataaaataaaatttattgaaaaagcacaaaaatcCACTGGATGTGAAAACACACGGCCagacaacaaaacttaaacaaaaaataaaagttggagaaaataaCCAAGCTAAATAAAAGAACTGAAATCCTTTGATAGAGTGAAGGGTCTCTCCTATTTGGGTGTGATAAGCACTACAAACTTATGTGTTAGTAGTCGAATTTGGAATCTGTGTGTCAAGGTCACGCTCGACTTTGGTTCTTTGGTTGTCATCTTTACACCGCATGATAttcttgaatatttattttgaacaaAATCAAATACCCCATATCTTATAATGAGAAACATCATTTTTATTCTCGACTTATTATTTtcaacttattattttattcctttatccaagaaaaaaaaacccttgttaaaaaataattttacctCATTGGAGAAAGATAATCAACTTATAAATCTCTCATTTTTTAACTCCATTGCTATGTATCTTTTGATTTATAATATAgcatgtattataattataaactatggcgaataatttatattatttaaaatattttgacgTGTTATGAGAATGAGAAACCACATGTTCTATATGAACTTTGACTACATGAGGAAAACACAGTTTCTAAAAGCTAGATAGCCTCAAATGGTGGCAAAGTTGGGTGATGACAACTAAATCCACAAGCTTTAAAGCTTGTCAACCATATACTCGCATCTAATCATCACATAATAAAACAATGACCACCTTCAAGCATATTTATCCTTTAATTACTTCTCTCTATCCAAACCCTTTTTAAGTTTCCAAATTGCAATGTGATTCAAACTTAAGGCtaatatatatttcaacatTTATTTAATTCTCTGGTCTCTCTTAATGCTCACCAACCCTTTGAAATCTACTTGAAGATGAAAGTTTGATTCCAAGATATACTCTTCTTTTAATTGACTCCTCTCATCTCCCGGAGTTGAAAATTTTTTGGCCATGCTTCCAAAGCTTAAAGTAAAGAGACTTTTCTACATTCACTTTGAGAATTCTAAACTTCATAATGATTGAGTCACTAGATATATATGTGACACACATGCAATGAGGAGTTGACACATCCCAATGACTTAGAGTTGATTTATGTACTCTTGTGGTCCTCATGGACATGAAATAAATATGGGTCACCTCTTGTCTTCCTCTTGTCTTTATCTCTATTTACCCTTTCACTTCAAGAGATTAATCTTGACCAATCTTTAATTCAATCAATtaacagtaaaaaaaatttcaatctaATTACCAATAGAAATTATTAACTCAAACATTTCTCAAGCGGCTTTCTTATTTAATCTAATAATTCTCCAACtcatatttagtattttttttaaaaaacttctTTTAAACTTTCCTTTAGTATATTATAAGTTGAAATATGAAGTTTGAAAACATATGGCTTTATTGGCTTTAAATTGGAATTATTTGGGAAGTGGGTCAATATGTCTCATGATGGTGAGAGGAGAGATTTTGAAGGATGGGTTGGACCTACATCTACTACTCATATTTCCTTTCCTCTTTGCCATCATGTCTCTTGGAACAACAAGATGATACCTTATTTCATAAATACACTTATATTGTCcccactcctcctcctccttcagTACATTTCCTTTAAAAGTTTTCAAGAATTAAAGAATGCTTTACTTCAAAGCTcaagaatatataataagaatacCATTCATTAATTCATTCAGTACTCCTCTCATTCAGTTCATTAATTTGGTCCAGCCTTATGAAATAACATTCTTGAATTAGTGATATGGATACTTATAGGAACTCAATGTCCACAAATCAATCAAGAGTTGAGAAGCTTCATGCTTTGTGTTAATGAAACATTAAATCCACTATAAAAAGAAGAGGACATGATGTGTTCTTAATTGTTATAATAACACTACTACATGCATGCTTGAGGGTCTGGTGGGGCAAGAGGAAGTCCTTCTTGTGTGTTAGAAAACATAATCAAATTCCATCCCAGGCTAGAAAAGAAGAAACCTTGAGTGGCATCAAAGAAACATGCcaagaatgaaaaacatatatatatatatatatatatatataaatctatactAAGATGGCCATGGTTCAAAGCATCTTAAAGAAGTCTTtggaatgtttttttattcattatcatttgttttgcataatgaaaattaatgaaaagaaaGTTAGTAGCATATCACTGTTTGTGACATGTAATCCATGGACTGAGATGGTGAGCATGTTGCCTTCCGCCGCATATTCAGTGCAAAACCACCCAAAAAACTAATGGATTGAGACTACCAAATCTATTGCATTTTTAATTGTGTATGATCTAAAACTAAACTATTTCATTATGACATCACCAATATTGATCAAGACAAAACCATAATGCATGCAAACAGTATTAGTTAGTACATAAGTTAACCTAATCTTGTAAGCACTCTTGACTTTCATGGTTGAGTCTAAAGATACACATGTTCAACAGGTATCTAGTTTTCTTTAATCCAAGGTAACATCatctttgataaatatatattctaTCTCCCCCACCATCCTTTGATGTCATTTTAGATCATCTCTACCCCTTGTTAAATATCTCTTTgccatactatatatatatatatatatatatatataattctattaatgatttttcttGGGAGCATCTAGGTCCACTAAAAGAAGGATGCAAAGAATCTCAACACCCTGTAGATGTCCAATCTTTTGCAATGGGACATTTGACACAAGTGAATGGCCCTGTTTCATCAAATTGTCATAATCTCTGCTGACTTTTGGAGGATTAAAAGCCTTTaacttttccttattttttttctcagtcAGAATATATGCTTCATGTGTTTGTTTGGTCACATGTGTCCTTTAAAGCTTTCTTCTGTTCATGACCTGTGAAATTTCAATGAAAGGAATGGGTGGTGATGCCAGGAAAGAAAAGATACTTTTTTAACTTTGACAAATAACAAAGATTTTTTCAAGCTTCATATC comes from Dioscorea cayenensis subsp. rotundata cultivar TDr96_F1 chromosome 15, TDr96_F1_v2_PseudoChromosome.rev07_lg8_w22 25.fasta, whole genome shotgun sequence and encodes:
- the LOC120278111 gene encoding transcription factor bHLH112-like gives rise to the protein MSDEFQTCNGRWWNTPRNFVAPPISCSTAITDTGAGAGTGTGFSWASSETVELMDQVKQMSGEEPVPSCSGSSVTYQETHKIDAARAASASVMMDASLQVPTFGLSSPMTDWNQALLGRSSGRGETSFHAMLQEGMPMDGNQEQRNTDHEGSSVNLFKDMNHGYILDQHQYTLVPSSYGYSSSSSSCSSSQALPQQPLDYESSSMGYRSNELLQPSWTKFPQFLKSSPVKQPPCNQLNFSNSTPFWNPSTGVATDVRPPFYSSLSSQQFIPQSLEQKPISNSLTIKTNSEAMVRDSSSGMKKSNSDQPATFKKPRIETPSPVPTFKVRKEKLGDRITALQQLVSPFGKTDTASVLHEAIEYIKFLHEQVGVLSTSYLKNGHPMQQHQSSDKAKDGEGPKQDLRSRGLCLVPISSTFPVASENPADFWTPTYGGTYR